The DNA sequence ATCCGCCCTATGGCCACGTTTAACCATTGGATGCGCACACTCAGAGAGTCGCACTGGTTTGACAAGAAATCAGCTCCTACCTTTATATTGTCAAAAGGCTCTCACACAGAGCTTATCGCTATGAAAAAGCAACTGCGCTACATATTGACCATCATCATGTCCTTGCTTGTATTGGGTGCCACCTACTACATGCTGACCTTGGATATGCCTGCCAATGCGGTGCAAACGCTTCCCACAGCCGACACCACCACCCTCCTCCAAGATGCGATCGGGATGATCCAAGATTCCTTGGAACGCATTCGCCCGGTACTTCCCTAATTCCTGCTTCCTGTCAATCAATTTTTCGGCCTGCACGCAACTGCTGGCCTTTTTCTTTTTTTGAAGCTGTATCGGGGCCTCTCTTTTGGCTGCAAATGCTCTTTTTCCCAATCCCTCAATTGGCCATTTTTTCGCACATAGCCCCACTATGCGCTGCAAAAATGGCGGCTTTAGAACCTGAATCTGAGCCTTTTCGCTTCAAAAGATTTACCCCGATACAGCTTCGTCGATAATTAGACTCCCGCTCTTTTGGCTGCAATCGCTCATATCCAGAACCTCAATTGGCCATTTGGAACGGTATATCCGCCAAGATTTGCTGGAGGTCGTTCGCTATTTATCCGAATTGGTAGAAAATCAATTCTGCCAATCCCAAGATCGCCACGACCATCGCAGAATTCCAGCAGATGCTAGGGATCAATCCTGATAATTAAACGGCTGATACCCAATCAACCGATCGGTCCGGTCCGTGGGGCGACGATGGTAGACAAGGACCGTGTAGAAGTTTTCGGAGAATTCATGACGGCCTTGAAAGGTCGCTTCATCCGGCAGGGGATCGCCAGATCGTTTGACCACATATTCGTAGTCGTAAATGCCTTGTTTGAGCCAGATATCTCGCTCATAGACTCCCAAGGCTTCATTCCATTCCAACTGATACTGAGGCAACATCTGCCAGTCGGAGAACTTCCCAAACACATACACATTGCCATCCACAGGTGCATTGGAACGAACCCGAAATTGGTTGAGCACATAGTCCGCTTGGACGCGCGGATCATCCCATTCCTCCACCTGAACCGAAAATGTCCCATTGCGGTCGCCGTATGAGCGGAATACATTTCGGGTCAGCGGGTCATCTTTGAACAGGAAAAAGTGCCAAGCATCTTGACGATCCTCGATATCCTCGACTGATTCGAAGAGCAATTGGGTGGAAGCATTGGCATGATACCGGAATTCGTTCCCTCCCTGAAAAGCATCCATGAAATCTATGTAGTACTCAAATCGAGGCGGTGTATAAAATCTAGGGGCCCCCATGACGACCTCCGAATCCCACCGGAAATTCTGCATGACCTTGACCGTCAGATCTTGTGCAGGATTGAAAACCTGTACGCCGGGTACGACCACTTCGAATGCCAAATCCGCCATTTTTTCGCGTACGAGTCTGCTGCTCAATTCGTATTTGGTCTCGATAGTCGCCTCGCGTTCCACCACAATAAATCTCCTCGTCAAGACCACATCGGACGGATTGGCATTGCGATACACCTTCAGGATGTAGTTGCCGCTCATCTTGAATCCCTCATTTTCGCGAGGAAAAGCGTGGACATAATGCATGTACGGGACCTTCGTGAATCGCGAGCGCTCATAGTTTTCGATCCGTACTTGGGTGAATCCATCATAGAATTCAATCGGCAACAGGGTTGTCGGGCGCCAGAATCGGTCGCAGTTCACGATGTCCACATAGTAATCATCGAAAGGCTTGTCTTCCGGCAGCCATTGGTCGAATTCCAATACGAGGGGCTCCACTGCTCCCTTGAACAACACTGGATAGGAAGCCTGATAGGGAGGGCGGTACAGTTGCGGGGTATGGATGGTCGGATCATAGATCTTATCCTCCGGCAGCCATCGCTGGGAGCGGGTGGGATTGGTCCCATTGGCCACATTGAGGGAGGAAGAAACAGGGCATCCGGTGATGAGGAGTGCCAATAAAAAAGCGGCTCCAAGGCATACGGGGAGCATCAAGCGGGAAAAGGTATTCATCAAGCCCATCCAATTCGGAAGATTTCCGGAAGGTCGCAACTTTCACGCGCTTTTCCCAACAGTGCTCATTTTTCACCCATTGCGCCGCTTGCCGTTCTTTTTCTTCTTGACCTCAGTCACTTCATGGACCTCAAACCAGCCGGTATGCATGTCGATTGACAGGGTTTTGGGGTTGAGGCTCTTTTCATGGAGTGCCTGCCATTCTTTGGTCGGACTCAGACGATAGGTTTCCGCTTCCACTGCGATGGTGATCGGCAGATTGAATCCCGGTTCAATAGCACGCCAGCGATATTCGAAATCCGTTTTCTTGCCGTGCTTGACAAATCGATATTCGAAGATCGGAAGCTCCTCGTAATGGAGGTATTGGTTGAAAACGGGCTCGTAATCCTCTGCCATTCGACTAGCGAAAAACTCCTTGAAGGCCTTTCCAGTCAATGGTTCTTCCGAGAAGGTATCAGACATTTCGCGGAGCATGTCTTGCCAGATTTCCCAATCCGGAGTCAAGCTCGAAAGCGTGAAAAGCATCCATGCGCCTCGATTGTCCTGCGCCTGTGCATCGAGATATTCGCGGGCAGCTTTTTGATCGTAGAGGTGCTGGACGTACATCGCCTCGATATATACCCGAATGGCATTGATGACCCAAAGGTCGGTTTCAGAGGCAGCTTGGATGTTTCGCCCAAACCATGCTCTACTCAGATCGTGGAGTAGTCCGGCATCAAACCCCCATTTGTTATTGGAAAACACCTCGGAAGCAGATCGTTGGTGTCCTTGTTGATCGTAAAAAGGCGAAGACTCCACCCATGTGTAGCCTTGGTGCCAATAGGGATATGGCCCAAACGCCTGCTCCAGAAAAGCGAGCATACGACGTTGCTGAACCAAGTATTCCGCCGAAAAGGAATGGTGATATGCCAAGATGTAATAGGTCAACACACGGGGGCGGCCTCCTTGGGTATATGGCTCGCGCATTCGCACATAATCCCCCACATACACCTCAATGTCTCGCGGATGAAGCGGTCCTTCCAACAAATAGGTCCATCGCTGAAACCCACCTGGGCGGTTTTCCAACTGCTGGAGAGTACCCGGAGCTACTGCCATCGCATCTCTTGGGAAAATCACATGGATATGGGCACTGTCCGCCGATTCCTGCTGATACCGGAAGGCAGGCCACCAACCAGATTCCATGACCCATTCGTCATTGAGGACGACCCAATCTTTGTCGAAATGATCCTTTCTCCACACTTTTTCTTCCCCCGGATACCGCTCGGCTGGCTGGCCATAGAATACGACCGACAGCTCATAGGCTTCTCCTGTCTTCAGGGATTGCGGAAATTTCAGTCTCAAAGCTCCCGCCTCATGCCGATGGGGAATCGGTTTTCCCTCCCAAACAGCGCGAGCCACCTTCAAGCTATCATGGAGATCCAAGGACAGCTCTTGGACATTCGCCAGTGCTTGGAAAGCAACTGTGACGGTACCTGCCAATCGCTGTTTCGCTGCATCGAGTTGCAATTCAAGATCATAATGAACCACATCGACGGGTTGCGCACTCCCTGACTGGGCAAGCACATGGATGGGCGCAAATACGATAGTCAGCCAAAGGCCCCATTGGCGAAGGGAAAAATGTTGAAGCATACCCTAAAAGAGATTCTTTCCTGCTGGAGATTTTGCAAAGCTAATCAATCATCGCGAATAGAAGGCCGCCTTTTTGCAAGGAAGCTACCGCGCCCTTACATGCTTAGATACCAAGGAATTCTTCGGTGCCTGCAATAGCTCCACCGCATTTGGATTTGAAAAACTCCACGAAAGGCAGCAATTTGTATGGTAGCGATGAATGGTTTGCTGGAAAGGATCAAGTCTCCAGAGCCTTATTCGCACGCAGGTAAAATGGCTACCACTAACGGCTTTCCCATGAACATCCCTTCCACCATGCGCGCGGTGCTTTTCGACCGCCCTTGCGATGCCGACGGTCTTTACATCGGCGAATTTCCCACTCCCCAACCCACTTCCCAGGAAATTTTGGTCAAGGTCACCGCCAGCGCGCTCAATCGAGCTGACATCCTCCAACGAAAGGGTCAATATCCGCCACCTCCGGGGGCCAGCAAGATTTTGGGATTGGAAATGGCCGGGGAGGTCGTTCAGGTTGGGCCAGAAGTGACCAAGTGGAAAGTAGGCGATCAAGTCTGCGGCCTGCTGGCGGGAGGTGGTCAGGCGGAATACGCCGTGATCCAAGAAGATATCGCCATGCCGATCCCTCCGGGATTGAGCGTTGAAGCTGCTGCCGCGATTCCGGAGGTATTCATGACGGCATTTCATGCGTTGGATTGGAAAGCCGAACTACAGAAGGGAGAAGACATTCTGATCCATGCTGGAGCCAGCGGGGTCGGGACTGCCGCCATTCAAATTGCCCGGGCAATGGGTGCCCGGGTGCTGGTAACCGCTTCTGCCGGAAAGCATGATTACTGCCGAAGCTTAGGCGCAACCTTGGCCATTGACTACAAGACCGAGCAATTCGAACAGGTAGTCCGCAAATTCACCCACGGTCAGGGCGTGCATGTCATCCTCGATTTTATTGCGGCGGCCTATTTTCAGCAAAACATCAATACCCTCTCCATGGACGGCCGGATGGTCATGCTGGCACTCATGGGAGGCATCAAGATGGAAAAGTTGAGCCTCATCAACATCGTATCCCGCCGCCTGTCCATCATGGGATCGACCCTCCGGAATCAATCCCGCACCTACAAGGCGCAATTGAGCCAGAGCTTCCAGAATTTTGCCTGGCCGCTATTCGAAGCGGACAAACTCAAGCCGGTTATCGACCAGATACTTCCGCTGGATGCCGTGTCAGATGCACATCGACTCATCGAATCCAATCAGACCATCGGGAAGATCGTCTTGAGGATTTCCGACTGACGAAGATGAAAGTCGTGCCTGAATCGGCAGAATCCCCTCTTGGGCAACTTGATTGGGGACGCAGGGAATCCCATCTTTGTAGGCGATGAAACAATTGTTGGGGATCGACCTATTTGCCAATCCAGAGGCGCTTTTGCTGTTGTTGCTGATCCCGTTCTACGTATTTTGGTATGGACGATACTTCCGCAAACAGCGGCTCGTCATCCGATTGAGCTACGATCCGGGCAGACTGACCCAACCCAAGATGGATCTGTCTCCTCTGCGTCTCGTTCCCCGATTGCTGCAATTGTTGGGGCTGGCGCTCCTCATCCTCGCCATTGCCCGACCCCAGACAGAGAGCATTGTCCACCAGCGGCAGACCAAAGGCATCGAAATCATGATGCTGATGGACATTTCTGCCAGTATGGAAGCCACCGATTTCCGACCCAATCGCCTGGAAGTCGCCAAGGAGAATGCCGCCAACTTCATCAAGCTCCGAAAACACGACAAGATGGGCATGGTACTGTTTGCCCATAGCGCCCTCAACTATGCGCCGCTGACCATGGATCACGACTATTTGATGCGAATGACCGAACGCATTCGCCCCGGCCTGATCCACAAGGAAGGGACTGCCCTCGGTGATGCCGTTGCCATGGGGATCAACCGCCTCCGCCAAGGCAATCGGTCCCAACAAGTCATGGTCATCCTGACTGATGGTGCCAATAACCGGGGCAATATGGACCCAGTATCCGCAGCCAAGCTCGCCGCGGCATTTGGGGTGAAACTCTACACCATCGGGATTGGCAGCAAATCCTACAAAAATCTCAGCACCCTCAGACAGACACGGTCCGAACTGGACGAAGAGGTCCTCCAGCGCATGGCGACCCTCTCGGGCGGAAAATTCTACCGGGTCAAGGAGGATCAAATGCTCAAACGGGTCTATGAAGAAATCTCCCAATTGGAACAGACAGATCTCCAAGACGTCTCCCACCGATTGGTCGAAGATGAATACCCTTTCTTCATCAAATTGGCGATCCTGTGCTTTTCCCTGAGCTTCACGCTCATGCTGTCCTTCATGTACAATCCACTTGAGCAATAGGCAGGATTCCAATTCTTCCCACTCAATCCGTCCGAGCCATTCCTAGACTGAACACCGAAATTCTCGTTGGAGGGAGACTGGCGTTCATCAGACATTCCACACATCCCAAAATCGTCGATCCCGTCGTGATGACATCATCCACGAGCAGTACTTCCTTGGGCGGGTGGCCTTTCAAGGTGAATGCATTGCGCATATTGTCCCAGCGATTCAGGGCACCTTGCTGCGCTTGAACGGAGGTTTTGCGCAGTCGCCGGATCAGATTGGGTTCTACACGCATGCCCATTTTCAAGGCCATTCCGCCCGCAATACACGCCGCCTGATTGTAGCCGCGGTTACGCATTTTGGCGGGATGAAGCGGGACCGGGACAATGACCGTGGATCTCGAAAACCACCGCGATTCCAAGAGGATGTCCCCTGCGACTTGCCCCAAGTGGGTCCCCAATTGCGGCGCTTCGTGATATTTGAGTTGCTTCATCAAGGCTTGAAATCTCCCCCCTTTGTCGAAATGATACAGACTGGCGGCTCCATGTAGATGAAAACGACCCCCGATTCGGTGATACAATTCATTGTCGGTCGGACGCAGCCAGTCCTGCGTTTCCTGCAACTGGGAGAGGCATCGGAGGCAAATGTAGCGCTCTTGAGAAGTGAGCATTCGGTCGCATCCGTGGCAGGTATCGGCATAGAAAAGCTGAAAGAATGATTTCCACATAATCGAGCAACTGTTGAGGTGAACAGGAATGGTTGCTCATGCTGCTATGGCTTGCGACAATATCCGAAACGACGAAGGAATTTCCCAACCCTAGTACCGTTTGATTTACTTGCTTTATCAACTAATCAGACGTTTATTTGAGGTTTGAATCATACGAGACCCTCGAGATATGCTCACACGTTTAAAGGAATTTGAGAACCGATCCCCCCAGATCGTCTTCCACTGGCAGGATGAACTGACCGAGGCCGAAGGCTGGGTGGTGATCAACTCCTTGCGCAATGGAGCCGCTGGCGGTGGAACCCGGATGCGGAAAGGATGCACCATGCAAGAAGTCCTCTCCCTCGCCAAGACGATGGAGGTGAAGTTTGCTGTCTGTGGCCCTCCCATCGGTGGCGCCAAGTCCGGCATCAATTTCGATCCAGAAGATCCGCGCAAGCACGATGTACTCAATCGCTGGTATCAGGCAGTCATGCCCCTCCTCAAGACCTACTACGGCACAGGTGGAGACCTCAATGTGGACGAAGTGGCCGAGGTGATGCCCATCACCGAACAGTACGGATTGCTCCATCCACAAGAAGGAGTAGTCAATGGACATCTTCACGCTTCTCCCGAAGATCGTGATTTGATCCTTCAGCAACTCATGGATGGTGTCAAGAAGCATGTCACCCACTTTGACTATGCCCCGACTACCGACGAAAAAGATATTACCGTGTCCGATATGGTCACGGGGTACGGGGTGGCCATGGCAGTGGTCCATGCTGACCGACTCTGGGATCG is a window from the Pontibacter sp. G13 genome containing:
- a CDS encoding NAD(P)H-quinone oxidoreductase; its protein translation is MNGLLERIKSPEPYSHAGKMATTNGFPMNIPSTMRAVLFDRPCDADGLYIGEFPTPQPTSQEILVKVTASALNRADILQRKGQYPPPPGASKILGLEMAGEVVQVGPEVTKWKVGDQVCGLLAGGGQAEYAVIQEDIAMPIPPGLSVEAAAAIPEVFMTAFHALDWKAELQKGEDILIHAGASGVGTAAIQIARAMGARVLVTASAGKHDYCRSLGATLAIDYKTEQFEQVVRKFTHGQGVHVILDFIAAAYFQQNINTLSMDGRMVMLALMGGIKMEKLSLINIVSRRLSIMGSTLRNQSRTYKAQLSQSFQNFAWPLFEADKLKPVIDQILPLDAVSDAHRLIESNQTIGKIVLRISD
- a CDS encoding VWA domain-containing protein; the encoded protein is MKQLLGIDLFANPEALLLLLLIPFYVFWYGRYFRKQRLVIRLSYDPGRLTQPKMDLSPLRLVPRLLQLLGLALLILAIARPQTESIVHQRQTKGIEIMMLMDISASMEATDFRPNRLEVAKENAANFIKLRKHDKMGMVLFAHSALNYAPLTMDHDYLMRMTERIRPGLIHKEGTALGDAVAMGINRLRQGNRSQQVMVILTDGANNRGNMDPVSAAKLAAAFGVKLYTIGIGSKSYKNLSTLRQTRSELDEEVLQRMATLSGGKFYRVKEDQMLKRVYEEISQLEQTDLQDVSHRLVEDEYPFFIKLAILCFSLSFTLMLSFMYNPLEQ
- a CDS encoding type IX secretion system plug protein domain-containing protein — protein: MNTFSRLMLPVCLGAAFLLALLITGCPVSSSLNVANGTNPTRSQRWLPEDKIYDPTIHTPQLYRPPYQASYPVLFKGAVEPLVLEFDQWLPEDKPFDDYYVDIVNCDRFWRPTTLLPIEFYDGFTQVRIENYERSRFTKVPYMHYVHAFPRENEGFKMSGNYILKVYRNANPSDVVLTRRFIVVEREATIETKYELSSRLVREKMADLAFEVVVPGVQVFNPAQDLTVKVMQNFRWDSEVVMGAPRFYTPPRFEYYIDFMDAFQGGNEFRYHANASTQLLFESVEDIEDRQDAWHFFLFKDDPLTRNVFRSYGDRNGTFSVQVEEWDDPRVQADYVLNQFRVRSNAPVDGNVYVFGKFSDWQMLPQYQLEWNEALGVYERDIWLKQGIYDYEYVVKRSGDPLPDEATFQGRHEFSENFYTVLVYHRRPTDRTDRLIGYQPFNYQD